One segment of Pleomorphomonas sp. PLEO DNA contains the following:
- a CDS encoding Dabb family protein: MILHCVFMKMPAATSSADILKLYGAVAALKSFIPGMIDFKAGPNESPEGLGHGFEHGFVVTFTDAAARDAYLIHPEHVKVGDKIVAATEGGLDGVLVYDFEV, encoded by the coding sequence ATGATCCTGCATTGCGTGTTCATGAAGATGCCGGCCGCCACGTCGTCGGCCGACATCCTGAAGCTCTATGGCGCGGTCGCGGCGCTGAAGTCGTTCATTCCGGGCATGATCGACTTCAAGGCCGGTCCGAATGAGTCACCTGAAGGTCTCGGTCATGGCTTCGAACACGGCTTTGTCGTCACCTTTACCGACGCAGCGGCGCGCGATGCCTATCTGATCCATCCCGAGCATGTGAAGGTCGGCGACAAGATCGTGGCGGCGACCGAAGGCGGGCTGGATGGCGTCCTCGTGTATGATTTCGAGGTTTGA
- the otsB gene encoding trehalose-phosphatase: protein MSFTDPHDLAAHLPAPDRLALFLDVDGTLIGPTYADRERGIAADRIALIDRLFDLLGGALAIVSGRSVETVDPMFKPLKLPVAALQGADRRFADGRRFTPVQTPEERKALDEIALAVKAAYPTMDIQWKIGALAIVYNEGEPLVAEVTALAARHSGGHVEVIPGRVSIDVVPRGANKGSGIAFLMEHQPFQGRIPVHVGDDIPDEPGFDKSLDLGGYGIAIGRNVAGVDRRLPDHEATWAMLAAYEARWLDDERAAAQ, encoded by the coding sequence ATGTCTTTCACCGATCCGCACGACCTCGCCGCCCATTTGCCCGCGCCCGACCGCCTCGCTCTGTTCCTTGATGTCGATGGCACGCTGATCGGCCCCACCTACGCCGACCGTGAGCGCGGCATTGCCGCCGATCGCATTGCCCTGATCGACCGGCTGTTCGATCTCCTGGGCGGTGCGCTGGCCATCGTCAGCGGCCGTTCGGTGGAGACCGTCGACCCGATGTTCAAGCCGCTGAAGCTGCCAGTGGCGGCGCTGCAAGGGGCCGACCGCCGCTTTGCCGACGGCCGCCGCTTCACCCCGGTACAGACGCCGGAAGAACGCAAGGCGCTCGATGAAATCGCCTTGGCGGTCAAGGCTGCCTATCCGACCATGGACATTCAATGGAAGATCGGCGCGCTGGCCATCGTCTACAACGAGGGCGAACCGCTCGTCGCCGAGGTCACGGCGCTGGCCGCGCGCCATTCCGGCGGCCACGTCGAGGTGATCCCTGGGCGGGTCTCGATCGATGTGGTGCCGCGGGGTGCCAACAAGGGCTCGGGTATCGCCTTCCTGATGGAACACCAGCCTTTCCAAGGCCGGATTCCGGTGCATGTCGGCGACGACATTCCCGACGAGCCCGGTTTTGACAAGTCTCTCGATCTCGGCGGTTACGGCATCGCCATCGGCCGCAACGTGGCCGGTGTCGATCGTCGCCTGCCCGACCACGAGGCGACCTGGGCCATGCTCGCCGCTTATGAAGCGCGCTGGCTGGACGACGAACGCGCCGCCGCCCAATAA
- a CDS encoding LysR substrate-binding domain-containing protein → MRHTTLKQLRFLSAVIKTGTVTAASSVMNVTPPAITAQVKALEDLVGLPLVERVGDRFIATSAGREIANTLDRIEALLNECGGALAEMREAGSGRVAVGVVSTARYFAPTVLAAFRKERPKVDIDFIVGNRDETILRLRNYEVDLAVMGRPPVEFDVEAKAIGKHPQVMICAPDHPLARERNIPIEALMGETFLVREANSGTRHSFAHLMTQHDGGRDVREFEMGSNETIKQAVMAGLGISFISSHTIAAEVEAGRLVIMDVIGLPLIKTWHVVRRTDKRLLPSAEAMYRFWVEHGGDYLPKITGHAD, encoded by the coding sequence ATGCGCCACACGACTTTGAAGCAGCTGCGATTCCTGTCGGCGGTCATCAAGACCGGCACTGTTACCGCCGCATCCTCCGTCATGAACGTCACGCCGCCGGCCATCACCGCCCAGGTAAAGGCGCTGGAAGACCTTGTCGGCCTGCCGCTGGTGGAGCGCGTCGGCGACCGTTTCATCGCCACCTCGGCCGGCAGGGAGATCGCCAACACCCTCGATCGCATCGAGGCCCTGCTCAACGAATGCGGCGGGGCACTGGCCGAGATGCGCGAGGCCGGATCGGGCCGCGTCGCCGTCGGCGTCGTCTCCACTGCCCGCTATTTCGCACCGACGGTGCTCGCCGCCTTCCGCAAGGAGCGGCCGAAGGTCGATATCGACTTCATCGTCGGCAATCGCGACGAGACCATCCTGCGCCTCAGGAACTACGAGGTCGATCTTGCCGTCATGGGCCGGCCGCCGGTTGAGTTCGACGTCGAGGCCAAGGCGATCGGCAAGCACCCGCAAGTGATGATCTGCGCGCCCGACCATCCGCTGGCCCGCGAGCGCAACATTCCCATCGAAGCATTGATGGGCGAGACCTTTCTGGTCCGCGAGGCCAACTCCGGCACCCGCCATTCCTTCGCCCATCTGATGACCCAGCATGACGGCGGCCGCGACGTCCGTGAGTTCGAAATGGGCTCCAACGAGACCATCAAGCAAGCGGTGATGGCCGGTCTCGGCATCTCCTTCATCTCGTCGCACACCATCGCCGCCGAGGTCGAAGCCGGCCGCCTCGTCATCATGGACGTGATCGGCCTGCCGCTCATCAAGACCTGGCACGTCGTCCGCCGCACCGACAAGCGGCTGTTGCCGTCGGCCGAGGCGATGTACCGCTTCTGGGTCGAGCATGGCGGCGACTACCTGCCCAAGATCACTGGCCACGCGGACTAG
- a CDS encoding YjhX family toxin gives MDISRAEQRVLHLLAQGGRIEIVRDERGDIEELACYSRDGWLYTDFGLVLFRKLKHRRAIASRDSKPYRITPRGLELVRSQPDNR, from the coding sequence ATGGATATTTCACGTGCCGAGCAGCGCGTTCTGCACCTGCTCGCCCAGGGCGGACGCATTGAGATCGTCCGCGACGAACGCGGCGATATCGAAGAGCTCGCCTGCTACAGCCGCGACGGTTGGCTTTACACCGACTTTGGCCTCGTGCTGTTTCGTAAATTGAAGCATAGGCGAGCGATCGCCTCACGGGATAGCAAGCCCTACCGCATCACGCCGCGTGGGTTGGAGCTCGTGCGCTCGCAACCCGACAACCGCTGA
- the rpe gene encoding ribulose-phosphate 3-epimerase, producing the protein MTVKIAPSVLSSDFSRLGEELAAVERAGGDWVHIDIMDGHFVPNITFGPAVVKAMRPHTKLPFDVHLMIEPADPFIAAFADAGADVISVHIEGGPHIHRSLQVIRSLGKKAGVVLNPGTDVGGLEYMLDEIDLVLVMTVNPGFGGQAFIPAVVDKVRKVKALTGVRPIHIEIDGGVSTANAGFLARAGADVLVAGTSVFKGGTETDYRRNIQALRDSL; encoded by the coding sequence ATGACCGTCAAGATTGCCCCTTCCGTGTTGTCGTCGGATTTCTCGCGCCTCGGCGAAGAGCTTGCCGCCGTTGAAAGAGCCGGCGGCGACTGGGTCCATATCGACATCATGGACGGCCATTTCGTGCCCAACATCACCTTCGGTCCGGCGGTGGTGAAGGCGATGCGCCCGCACACCAAGTTGCCGTTCGACGTGCATCTGATGATCGAGCCGGCCGATCCGTTCATTGCCGCCTTCGCCGATGCCGGTGCCGACGTCATCAGCGTGCACATTGAGGGCGGGCCGCATATCCATCGCTCGCTGCAGGTGATCCGCTCGCTCGGCAAGAAGGCCGGCGTGGTGTTGAATCCCGGCACCGACGTCGGCGGCCTCGAATACATGCTCGATGAGATCGACCTGGTCCTGGTGATGACCGTCAACCCTGGCTTCGGTGGTCAGGCCTTCATTCCGGCCGTCGTCGACAAGGTGCGCAAGGTCAAGGCGCTCACCGGCGTTCGGCCCATCCATATCGAGATCGACGGCGGTGTTTCCACCGCCAACGCCGGTTTCCTGGCCCGCGCCGGCGCCGACGTGCTGGTGGCTGGCACTTCGGTGTTCAAAGGCGGTACCGAGACCGATTACCGCCGCAATATCCAAGCCCTGAGAGACAGCCTATGA